In the genome of Prosthecobacter algae, one region contains:
- the yidD gene encoding membrane protein insertion efficiency factor YidD, with protein sequence MKWLVRILIRGYQRVISPVLHFIGGPGTGCRFTPTCSEYFLQAVEKHGIFKGSWLGTVRIIRCNPWGGHGHDPVPPAVTKGGRSCQGQTGNSCSGQHGQEDPAPSAADEAGR encoded by the coding sequence ATGAAATGGCTCGTCCGCATCCTCATCCGTGGTTATCAGCGCGTCATCTCCCCTGTTTTACACTTCATCGGCGGCCCAGGCACGGGCTGCCGCTTCACGCCGACCTGTTCGGAATACTTCCTGCAAGCCGTGGAAAAACACGGCATTTTCAAAGGAAGCTGGTTGGGGACCGTGCGCATCATTCGCTGCAATCCCTGGGGTGGCCATGGCCATGACCCCGTGCCGCCTGCCGTTACAAAAGGCGGACGTTCCTGTCAGGGACAAACTGGCAATTCGTGCTCTGGTCAGCACGGGCAGGAAGATCCTGCGCCAAGCGCTGCCGATGAGGCCGGGCGCTGA